The Glycine max cultivar Williams 82 chromosome 12, Glycine_max_v4.0, whole genome shotgun sequence genome window below encodes:
- the LOC100499969 gene encoding Probable calcium-binding protein CML48-like, with translation MSSSYHFQSQSYAPSAPEQPPYSNYHHTSSSASSSFPPGTPHDVIRSFQMVDRDRSGFIDERELQQALSSGFHHFNLRTIRFLMFLFKSPNLPLTIGPKEFAALWSCLGHWRGIFERYDKDRSGKIDPLELRDALYGIGYAVPGSVLQLLLSKYGDGSGRRVELGFDSFVECGMIIKGLTDKFKEKDTRYTGSATLSYDAFMTMVLPFLVSYD, from the exons ATGTCTTCTTCATACCATTTTCAATCTCAGTCCTATGCTCCATCTGCGCCAGAACAACCTCCATATTCCAATTACCATCACACTTCTTCATCAGCATCATCGAGTTTTCCACCAGGGACACCCCATGACGTCATTAGGAGCTTTCAGATGGTGGATAGGGACCGAAGTGGCTTCATTGATGAACGTGAATTGCAGCAAGCTCTCTCTTCTGGATTCCACCACTTCAACCTCAGGACCATTCGTTTTCTCATGTTCCTCTTCAAGAGTCCAAACCTACCCCTCACAATTG GACCAAAGGAATTTGCAGCACTCTGGAGTTGCCTTGGTCATTGGCGA GGCATATTTGAGAGGTACGATAAAGACAGGAGTGGGAAAATTGATCCATTAGAACTCAGAGATGCTCTATATGGTATTGGCTATGCTGTACCGGGCTCGGTTCTACAACTTCTGCTTTCCAAATACGGTGATGGAAGTGGTAGGAGGGTTGAACTTGGTTTTGACAGTTTTGTCga GTGTGGGATGATTATTAAG GGTCTGACTGATAAATTTAAGGAGAAGGATACACGGTATACGGGTTCGGCTACACTTTCATACGATGCCTTTATGACTATGGTCCTTCCTTTCCTTGTATCTTATGATTGA
- the LOC100499969 gene encoding probable calcium-binding protein CML48-like isoform X2, which translates to MLHLRQNNLHIPITITLLHQHHRVFHQGHPMTSLGAFRWWIGTEVASLMNVNCSKLSLLDSTTSTSGPFVFSCSSSRVQTYPSQLGIFERYDKDRSGKIDPLELRDALYGIGYAVPGSVLQLLLSKYGDGSGRRVELGFDSFVECGMIIKVKLNELLKPWTCLSFLYFFLCVSFSSFPLIWANSPVPLFV; encoded by the exons ATGCTCCATCTGCGCCAGAACAACCTCCATATTCCAATTACCATCACACTTCTTCATCAGCATCATCGAGTTTTCCACCAGGGACACCCCATGACGTCATTAGGAGCTTTCAGATGGTGGATAGGGACCGAAGTGGCTTCATTGATGAACGTGAATTGCAGCAAGCTCTCTCTTCTGGATTCCACCACTTCAACCTCAGGACCATTCGTTTTCTCATGTTCCTCTTCAAGAGTCCAAACCTACCCCTCACAATTG GGCATATTTGAGAGGTACGATAAAGACAGGAGTGGGAAAATTGATCCATTAGAACTCAGAGATGCTCTATATGGTATTGGCTATGCTGTACCGGGCTCGGTTCTACAACTTCTGCTTTCCAAATACGGTGATGGAAGTGGTAGGAGGGTTGAACTTGGTTTTGACAGTTTTGTCga GTGTGGGATGATTATTAAGGTAAAACTCAATGAGCTTTTGAAGCCATGGACGTGCCTCTCATTTCTCTATTTCTTCCtttgtgtttctttttcatCCTTTCCTTTGATATGGGCCAATTCACCTGTTCCATTGTTTGTTTAG
- the LOC100499969 gene encoding probable calcium-binding protein CML48-like isoform X1, which yields MSSSYHFQSQSYAPSAPEQPPYSNYHHTSSSASSSFPPGTPHDVIRSFQMVDRDRSGFIDERELQQALSSGFHHFNLRTIRFLMFLFKSPNLPLTIGPKEFAALWSCLGHWRGIFERYDKDRSGKIDPLELRDALYGIGYAVPGSVLQLLLSKYGDGSGRRVELGFDSFVECGMIIKVKLNELLKPWTCLSFLYFFLCVSFSSFPLIWANSPVPLFV from the exons ATGTCTTCTTCATACCATTTTCAATCTCAGTCCTATGCTCCATCTGCGCCAGAACAACCTCCATATTCCAATTACCATCACACTTCTTCATCAGCATCATCGAGTTTTCCACCAGGGACACCCCATGACGTCATTAGGAGCTTTCAGATGGTGGATAGGGACCGAAGTGGCTTCATTGATGAACGTGAATTGCAGCAAGCTCTCTCTTCTGGATTCCACCACTTCAACCTCAGGACCATTCGTTTTCTCATGTTCCTCTTCAAGAGTCCAAACCTACCCCTCACAATTG GACCAAAGGAATTTGCAGCACTCTGGAGTTGCCTTGGTCATTGGCGA GGCATATTTGAGAGGTACGATAAAGACAGGAGTGGGAAAATTGATCCATTAGAACTCAGAGATGCTCTATATGGTATTGGCTATGCTGTACCGGGCTCGGTTCTACAACTTCTGCTTTCCAAATACGGTGATGGAAGTGGTAGGAGGGTTGAACTTGGTTTTGACAGTTTTGTCga GTGTGGGATGATTATTAAGGTAAAACTCAATGAGCTTTTGAAGCCATGGACGTGCCTCTCATTTCTCTATTTCTTCCtttgtgtttctttttcatCCTTTCCTTTGATATGGGCCAATTCACCTGTTCCATTGTTTGTTTAG
- the LOC100776004 gene encoding rho GTPase-activating protein 5 gives MTEVLHSSPPRFVASSPPTKTRTTTTTTTTKTRTTTPTTSSFSSPNAFLLRPLLALLLTLLRKSFQLPRKNIGSIMDIGSPTNVRHVAHVTFDRFNGFLGLPVEFEPEVPRRPPSASASVFGVSTESMQLSYDSRGNSVPTILLLMQRHLYVQGGLQVEGIFRINADNGQEEHVRDQLNLGVVPEGIDVHCLAGLIKAWFRELPTGILDSLSPEQVMQCQTEDECSELVRHLPHTEASLLDWAINLMADVVLHEHVNKMNARNIAMVFAPNMTQMADPISALMYAVQVMNFLKTLILRTVRERKDSVVESCPRFYLQPSVDNENRRILESFRQDTPAENEEAQENFVLEKTALDRSPESLQNNSTGGEPGSLTNSSENLVCNEDLYCEFPPVGNMGKSKTGQSSKSNARKESKKTRGSNL, from the exons ATGACCGAGGTCCTCCACTCCTCCCCACCTCGTTTTGTTGCTTCATCACCACCAACAAAGACaaggacaacaacaacaacaacaacaacaaagacaaggacaacaacaccaacaacctcttcattctcttctcccaaTGCCTTTCTCCTCCGACCTCTCTTGGCGCTTCTTCTGACCCTTCTCAGGAAATCCTTCCAGCTTCCTCGCAAAAACATCGGCTCCATTATGGACATTGGCTCCCCAACGAACGTGCGCCATGTTGCGCATGTCACCTTTGATAGGTTCAATGGTTTCTTGGGCTTGCCTGTTGAGTTTGAACCTGAGGTCCCCAGAAGGCCTCCTAGTGCTAG TGCATCTGTTTTTGGAGTTTCAACAGAATCCATGCAGTTGTCGTATGACTCAAGAGGGAACAGTGTGCCAACAATACTGCTGTTGATGCAAAGGCATCTGTATGTTCAAGGAGGGTTGCAG GtggaggggattttcagaattaACGCGGACAATGGTCAAGAGGAACATGTTAGGGATCAATTGAATTTGGGAGTGGTCCCAGAAGGCATTGATGTACATTGTTTGGCAGGGCTAATTAAG GCTTGGTTTAGGGAACTTCCTACAGGCATTCTAGATTCATTATCACCCGAGCAGGTAATGCAATGCCAGACTGAGGATGAATGTTCTGAACTAGTGAGACATCTACCTCATACTGAAGCTTCACTCTTGGACTGGGCCATCAATCTGATGGCTGATGTTGTCCTACATGAGCATGTTAATAAGATGAATGCGCGTAACATTGCCATGGTTTTTGCACCAAACATGACTCAG ATGGCAGACCCTATATCTGCATTGATGTATGCAGTTCAAGTAATGAACTTCTTGAAGACACTTATATTAAGGACAGTGCGGGAAAGAAAGGATTCTGTGGTAGAATCATGTCCTAGATTTTATCTACAACCTTCTGTAGATAATGAAAACCGTAGAATTTTGGAGTCCTTCCGGCAAGATACTCCTGCAGAAAATGAAGAGGCTCAAGAAAACTTTGTTTTAGAGAAAACTGCCTTAGACCGTTCCCCTGAATCACTCCAAAACAACTCAACTGGAGGAGAACCTGGCAGTTTGACAAACTCTTCTGAGAATCTTGTTTGCAATGAGGATTTGTATTGTGAGTTTCCACCCGTAGGAAACATGGGGAAGAGTAAAACTGGCCAATCAAGTAAGTCAAATGCTAGAAAAGAGTCCAAAAAGACAAGAGGCAGCAACCTGTGA